A single region of the Sphingobium sp. TKS genome encodes:
- the xth gene encoding exodeoxyribonuclease III produces MKIATYNVNGVNGRLPVLLRWLNLAEPDIVCLQELKAPQENFPEHAIRAAGYQAIWHGQSRWNGVALLSRVGEIHETRRGLPGDPDDVQSRYIEAAVGGVLIAGLYLPNGNPRPGSKFDFKLRWFDRLHEHLGTLIDLDAPVIVAGDYNVMPTDIDVYAPERWREDALFAPEVRAAWQRLLDQGWTDAIRHLHPRDTIYTFWKYWRGAFERNAGLRIDHFLLNPAAAARLVAAEVDTRARGWEKTSDHAPVWIELGEAKQKRRRKIAAQEHL; encoded by the coding sequence GTGAAGATCGCCACATACAATGTGAACGGCGTCAATGGCCGGTTGCCAGTGCTGCTGCGATGGCTCAACCTCGCGGAGCCCGACATCGTTTGTTTGCAGGAGTTGAAGGCGCCGCAGGAGAATTTCCCAGAGCATGCGATCCGCGCCGCCGGCTATCAGGCAATCTGGCACGGCCAGAGCCGCTGGAACGGCGTCGCGCTGCTGAGCCGCGTCGGCGAAATCCACGAGACCCGGCGCGGCCTGCCTGGCGACCCCGACGACGTGCAAAGCCGCTATATCGAAGCGGCGGTGGGCGGCGTGCTGATCGCCGGGCTCTATCTTCCGAATGGCAATCCGCGTCCTGGCTCCAAATTCGACTTCAAGCTGCGCTGGTTCGACCGGCTGCACGAGCATCTGGGAACGCTGATCGATCTTGACGCGCCGGTGATCGTCGCGGGCGACTACAACGTGATGCCGACCGACATCGACGTCTATGCCCCCGAGCGGTGGCGCGAAGACGCGCTGTTCGCGCCAGAGGTTAGGGCGGCCTGGCAGCGGCTCCTCGACCAGGGCTGGACCGACGCCATCCGGCATCTCCATCCCCGCGACACGATCTACACCTTCTGGAAATATTGGCGCGGCGCGTTCGAGCGGAACGCGGGCCTGCGCATCGACCATTTTCTGCTCAACCCGGCAGCCGCTGCCAGGCTTGTCGCAGCGGAGGTCGACACGCGGGCGCGAGGCTGGGAGAAGACCAGCGACCATGCGCCGGTGTGGATCGAGCTTGGCGAGGCGAAACAAAAGCGCCGACGAAAGATCGCAGCGCAGGAGCACTTATGA
- a CDS encoding cupin, with translation MMETEQFLLHENGWVPNNDRLPVLVYRGVVHTEGDKAAQQFEKMFADHGWPPQWRDTVYDYHHYHSTAHEALGIAAGSGTLMLGGPGGRKIAVSAGDALVLPVGTGHRRLDVSDDFLVVGAYPQGQGWDIRRDAPSAETRRHMHALAIPNHDPVAGASGVLTEHWHEQERAGDN, from the coding sequence ATGATGGAGACCGAGCAGTTCCTCCTCCATGAGAATGGCTGGGTGCCGAACAATGATCGGCTGCCGGTTCTCGTTTATCGTGGCGTGGTCCATACCGAGGGTGACAAAGCGGCGCAGCAATTCGAAAAGATGTTCGCCGATCATGGTTGGCCGCCACAGTGGCGCGACACCGTCTATGACTACCATCATTACCATTCGACCGCGCATGAGGCGCTCGGCATCGCCGCAGGCTCGGGGACGCTGATGCTCGGCGGCCCCGGGGGCCGCAAGATTGCCGTCAGCGCCGGCGATGCGCTCGTTCTGCCCGTCGGCACCGGGCATCGCCGCCTCGATGTCAGTGACGACTTTCTCGTGGTCGGGGCCTATCCGCAAGGTCAGGGGTGGGACATCCGCCGAGATGCGCCGTCGGCCGAGACGCGCCGCCATATGCACGCCCTCGCAATCCCGAACCACGATCCCGTTGCCGGCGCGTCGGGCGTCCTTACCGAGCATTGGCACGAACAGGAGCGGGCCGGTGACAACTGA
- a CDS encoding GFA family protein: MTTDDICEDALPLTGRCACGAIHYDLLSPPFDAGYCHCRICQLMSGAPVMAFATVPLADYHVTSGEPFVRLSSEFGERGFCGACGTPLTMRVTHQPDTIDFTIATLEWPEAVAPGFHIWVQSRIAWFGTSDSLPRHARFRADTVGLTDEVARGACA, translated from the coding sequence GTGACAACTGACGATATCTGCGAAGATGCCCTCCCGCTGACCGGCCGCTGTGCCTGCGGCGCGATCCATTATGATTTGCTGTCGCCCCCATTCGATGCCGGATACTGCCACTGTCGCATCTGTCAGCTGATGAGCGGGGCGCCGGTCATGGCGTTCGCGACCGTCCCGCTGGCAGACTATCACGTCACCAGCGGCGAGCCTTTTGTCCGCCTGTCCTCGGAGTTTGGCGAACGCGGATTCTGCGGCGCCTGCGGGACGCCGCTCACCATGCGGGTCACCCACCAGCCGGATACGATCGATTTCACGATCGCGACGCTCGAGTGGCCGGAGGCGGTCGCGCCGGGATTCCATATCTGGGTACAAAGTCGCATCGCCTGGTTCGGGACAAGCGATAGCCTGCCACGACATGCCCGTTTCCGGGCCGATACGGTCGGTCTCACTGACGAGGTAGCCCGAGGCGCATGCGCCTGA
- a CDS encoding plasmid stabilization protein: MPQGDKSSYTDKQKRKAEHIEEGYEKRGTPKKEAESRAWATVNKESGGGNKSGSGRGKKDTHVSSSRGGRAHKSGSAEQRSAAARKGWETRRRNAGGK, encoded by the coding sequence ATGCCCCAGGGCGACAAGAGCAGCTACACCGACAAGCAAAAGCGCAAGGCCGAGCATATCGAGGAAGGATATGAAAAGCGCGGCACGCCCAAGAAGGAAGCGGAGAGCCGCGCCTGGGCGACGGTCAACAAGGAATCCGGCGGCGGCAACAAGTCGGGATCGGGTCGCGGCAAGAAGGACACGCACGTCTCATCATCGCGCGGCGGACGCGCTCACAAGTCCGGCTCGGCCGAACAGCGCTCGGCGGCCGCCCGCAAGGGGTGGGAGACGCGGCGGAGGAACGCTGGCGGCAAGTGA
- a CDS encoding DUF3072 domain-containing protein: MQEHLHDPKFDEHPGSYTEKDPEDWVSGNGRMTGPQADVVRRGTGRATVPRSEQSGRIQAVDDLKAKLGR; this comes from the coding sequence ATGCAGGAGCATCTCCACGATCCCAAGTTCGACGAGCACCCGGGCTCGTACACCGAAAAGGATCCCGAGGATTGGGTGTCTGGCAACGGTCGCATGACCGGCCCGCAGGCCGACGTTGTGCGAAGAGGCACAGGTCGAGCCACCGTCCCGCGATCTGAGCAAAGCGGACGCATCCAAGCTGTTGATGACCTCAAGGCAAAACTCGGCCGCTAG
- a CDS encoding SDR family oxidoreductase produces the protein MARFTNKRILITGGTSGMGLAGAKRIVAEGGAVIVTGLDASRISGTRRCLGESGQVLFNDAADPASPDALADAVRSDGGLDGLWLNAGYAALGAPEEMEASAFDRMMAANVRGPMLQLASLSSLLSAGGSVVVTSSSSTYEGAASTSLYAATKGAIVAMARSWATALAPRGIRVNVLVPGPIETNFRHFLPEEAKRGFEQFVIGQVPLGRAGTAAEAAAVALFLLSDDASYVTGSQYAVDGGLVMQ, from the coding sequence ATGGCCAGGTTCACGAACAAGCGCATCCTGATTACCGGCGGCACCAGTGGTATGGGGCTCGCTGGCGCCAAGCGCATCGTCGCCGAGGGCGGCGCAGTCATAGTCACCGGCCTGGACGCATCGCGAATCAGCGGAACTCGCAGATGCTTGGGCGAGAGCGGACAGGTTCTCTTCAACGACGCGGCTGATCCCGCTTCGCCGGACGCGTTGGCGGATGCGGTACGATCAGACGGTGGACTGGATGGTCTGTGGCTGAACGCTGGCTATGCCGCCCTCGGTGCGCCTGAAGAGATGGAGGCTAGCGCGTTTGACCGGATGATGGCGGCGAACGTCCGAGGGCCGATGCTCCAGCTCGCAAGCCTGTCGTCCCTTCTCAGCGCCGGCGGTTCGGTCGTGGTCACGTCTTCCTCATCCACCTACGAAGGAGCGGCTTCAACCAGCCTCTATGCCGCCACCAAGGGCGCCATCGTTGCGATGGCGCGATCGTGGGCCACGGCGCTCGCGCCGCGCGGAATCCGCGTCAATGTTTTGGTGCCTGGGCCAATCGAGACAAATTTCCGCCATTTCCTGCCGGAAGAAGCCAAGCGGGGCTTTGAACAATTCGTCATCGGGCAGGTGCCGCTTGGACGCGCTGGAACCGCTGCTGAGGCGGCAGCGGTGGCCCTTTTCCTTCTGTCTGACGATGCCTCTTATGTCACCGGAAGCCAGTATGCGGTCGACGGCGGATTAGTGATGCAGTAG
- a CDS encoding SOS response-associated peptidase family protein, whose protein sequence is MLEATWGSNPRFSDGTPFRFVRSEGRTFPSQRCLIPASEFQMTVGDKRYRVTLDGGNFFYLAGIWEPAMGEWPLCYRIVTVPANPEIARYQERHGAIIHRRQVMQWLDHQMPEIDLLEAPPARTFLIKEIMDGPRQAALAL, encoded by the coding sequence ATGCTTGAGGCGACCTGGGGTTCCAATCCCCGGTTCAGCGACGGCACGCCATTCCGCTTCGTGCGTTCCGAAGGCCGCACATTTCCAAGCCAACGCTGCCTGATTCCGGCCTCGGAATTCCAGATGACGGTCGGCGACAAGCGGTATCGCGTTACTCTCGACGGCGGCAACTTCTTCTATCTCGCCGGCATCTGGGAGCCTGCGATGGGCGAATGGCCGCTCTGCTACCGAATCGTCACGGTGCCTGCGAATCCCGAGATTGCCCGCTACCAGGAGCGGCATGGCGCGATCATCCACCGACGCCAGGTGATGCAATGGCTCGACCATCAGATGCCCGAAATTGATCTTCTCGAGGCACCGCCTGCACGAACCTTCCTCATCAAAGAGATAATGGACGGCCCGCGTCAGGCCGCGCTGGCGCTATGA
- a CDS encoding SOS response-associated peptidase, translating to MCNDYRLEVDIASIVEDFDNLKIKISTPEGTPNVAAREDIRISDTAPIVRSVEGTRGAGELVNRRWSWPGPNGKPVYNFRSEGRDFTSHRCLILADGFYEHTRPEQPGQKRKTKWLFTLRDHPWFCIAGIWREHTEIGEAFTMLTTEPGEDVAPYHSRQVIPLPRDQWSGWLDPDVPAHDVLRALPKGSLLVTRVYPPAPAQAAML from the coding sequence ATGTGTAACGATTACCGGCTGGAGGTCGACATCGCTTCGATCGTCGAGGATTTCGACAACCTCAAGATCAAGATCAGCACGCCCGAGGGCACGCCGAACGTTGCGGCCCGCGAGGACATCAGGATCAGCGATACCGCCCCGATCGTGCGGAGTGTCGAAGGAACACGCGGCGCGGGAGAACTGGTCAACCGGCGCTGGAGCTGGCCGGGCCCGAACGGCAAGCCGGTGTATAATTTTCGGTCGGAGGGCCGGGACTTCACTTCGCATCGCTGCCTGATCCTGGCGGACGGATTCTACGAGCATACGAGGCCCGAGCAGCCCGGCCAGAAGCGCAAGACAAAGTGGCTGTTCACGCTGCGCGATCATCCCTGGTTTTGCATCGCCGGCATCTGGCGGGAGCATACCGAGATCGGCGAAGCCTTCACCATGCTGACGACCGAGCCGGGGGAGGATGTCGCTCCCTACCACAGTCGCCAGGTCATACCGCTCCCCCGCGATCAGTGGTCCGGCTGGCTCGATCCGGATGTTCCGGCGCACGACGTGCTTCGCGCATTGCCCAAGGGTAGCCTGCTCGTGACGCGAGTCTATCCGCCCGCTCCGGCACAGGCGGCGATGCTCTGA
- a CDS encoding molybdenum ABC transporter permease, whose amino-acid sequence MRLVMGLVFLAIGVAIIFWTNKRAFKRRNMAGVQEFSSYGHSLLIRTLERFGRIGAWFFILAGAGSLLMFFVTGRG is encoded by the coding sequence ATGCGTTTGGTTATGGGTCTTGTGTTTCTGGCGATCGGCGTCGCCATCATCTTCTGGACCAACAAGCGCGCGTTCAAGCGGCGCAATATGGCGGGCGTTCAGGAGTTCAGCTCCTACGGCCATTCGCTGCTGATCCGGACCCTTGAGAGGTTCGGCCGGATCGGAGCTTGGTTTTTCATCCTGGCCGGCGCGGGCTCGCTGTTGATGTTCTTTGTCACGGGGCGCGGTTGA
- the folB gene encoding dihydroneopterin aldolase: protein MLTTIQITALQTYGYHGLFEEERSLGQKFSFDVEATLAPTTTHRDDKLSGSIRYDGVVDAVVALAGEAKYQTLEALGEAVAIGLLRQFPAIETISVGVSKFSPPIPHTLSKVGIGVRLARAELDDKAGRIAEPAYAGAS, encoded by the coding sequence ATGTTGACCACCATCCAGATCACCGCCTTGCAGACCTACGGCTATCACGGTCTGTTCGAGGAAGAACGCAGCCTCGGGCAGAAATTCAGCTTCGATGTGGAAGCGACGCTGGCGCCGACGACGACCCATCGGGATGACAAGTTGAGCGGGTCGATCCGCTATGACGGCGTGGTGGATGCGGTCGTGGCGCTCGCGGGCGAGGCCAAATATCAGACGCTCGAAGCGCTTGGCGAGGCGGTCGCGATCGGCCTGCTCCGCCAATTCCCCGCGATCGAGACCATCTCGGTCGGCGTCTCCAAGTTCAGCCCGCCGATCCCCCACACGTTGAGCAAGGTCGGCATTGGGGTCCGACTCGCGCGCGCCGAGCTGGACGACAAGGCCGGCCGGATTGCCGAACCGGCCTATGCCGGTGCCAGCTAG
- a CDS encoding cobyric acid synthase: protein MGAVMLQGTGSDVGKSVLVAGLCRVLANRGLAVRPFKPQNMSNNAAVTIDGGEIGRAQATQAIACRVEPTADMNPVLLKPQADRTAQLIVHGKVRGTLAAGNFREARAALLDDVLASYRRLRAQCDIVVVEGAGSPAEINLRAGDIANMGFARAASVPVILVGDIDRGGVIAAIVGTRAVIDPEDAAMIHGFLINKFRGDPALFEDGYRDISRLSGWRGLGVVPWLADCARLPSEDAVVLEKQGALTSDRLLIACPITPRISNFDDLDPLKLEPGIELAMIPPGQPIPAEAALIVLPGSKATIADLAAIRREGWDIDILAHRRRGGAVLGLCGGYQMLGKRIADPYGIEGPPADVAGLGLLDVETVLAGDKALRRVSGEALGERCEGYEIHIGTTFGSDTARPLVHLDDGRSDGAMSADGLVSGTYLHGLLADTRQRAAWAARLGGKGGGVDYHASVDAALDGLAAELERHIDIDAILALSA from the coding sequence AGTCGGTCCTCGTCGCCGGGCTATGCCGCGTCCTTGCCAATCGCGGACTAGCGGTTCGGCCCTTCAAGCCGCAAAACATGTCCAACAACGCTGCGGTAACGATCGATGGCGGCGAGATTGGTCGTGCCCAGGCCACACAGGCGATCGCGTGCCGGGTCGAACCAACGGCCGATATGAACCCCGTGTTGTTGAAGCCCCAAGCCGACCGGACTGCCCAACTCATCGTCCACGGGAAAGTGCGAGGCACACTCGCGGCCGGCAATTTTCGCGAAGCCCGCGCCGCTCTGTTGGACGATGTGCTGGCGAGCTATCGGCGTCTGCGCGCGCAATGCGATATCGTGGTGGTCGAGGGTGCCGGTTCCCCCGCCGAAATCAATCTGCGCGCAGGCGATATCGCCAATATGGGTTTCGCCCGCGCGGCTTCCGTGCCGGTCATCCTGGTTGGCGACATCGATCGCGGCGGGGTGATCGCGGCAATCGTCGGCACGCGCGCGGTGATCGATCCCGAAGACGCGGCGATGATCCACGGATTCCTCATCAACAAGTTTCGCGGTGATCCCGCGCTTTTCGAGGACGGTTATCGCGACATCTCGCGCCTGTCGGGCTGGCGCGGCTTGGGCGTGGTGCCCTGGCTCGCCGATTGTGCGCGGCTGCCAAGTGAGGATGCGGTCGTGCTGGAAAAGCAGGGCGCGCTCACCTCCGACAGATTGCTGATCGCCTGCCCCATCACGCCGCGTATCTCCAATTTCGACGATCTCGATCCACTCAAGCTCGAACCGGGCATAGAACTGGCGATGATCCCGCCAGGCCAACCGATCCCGGCCGAGGCTGCTTTGATCGTGCTGCCGGGTTCCAAGGCGACGATCGCCGATCTCGCCGCGATCCGGCGCGAAGGCTGGGATATTGATATCCTCGCCCATCGCCGTCGTGGCGGCGCGGTGCTGGGCCTGTGCGGCGGCTATCAGATGCTCGGCAAGCGGATCGCGGACCCGTACGGCATCGAGGGGCCACCCGCGGACGTGGCGGGCCTCGGGCTGCTCGATGTCGAAACTGTGCTCGCAGGCGACAAGGCGCTGCGGCGGGTTTCGGGCGAGGCGCTGGGCGAGCGCTGCGAGGGATATGAGATACACATCGGCACGACCTTCGGCTCCGACACGGCGCGCCCGCTCGTGCACCTCGATGATGGGCGGAGTGATGGTGCGATGAGCGCCGACGGCCTGGTCTCGGGCACCTACCTTCACGGGCTGCTGGCGGACACACGGCAACGCGCGGCATGGGCCGCGCGGCTTGGCGGCAAGGGTGGGGGCGTCGATTATCACGCCTCGGTTGATGCTGCGCTTGATGGCCTTGCCGCCGAACTCGAACGGCATATCGATATCGATGCGATACTCGCCCTTTCAGCCTAG